The following proteins come from a genomic window of Yinghuangia sp. ASG 101:
- a CDS encoding ferredoxin gives MKVRVDEDLCQGHTLCAMIAPKVFELSEIDGHSSPISEDVPADQEEKVQEAVRSCPERAISIF, from the coding sequence GTGAAGGTGCGGGTTGACGAGGACCTCTGCCAGGGCCACACGCTGTGCGCCATGATCGCCCCCAAGGTGTTCGAACTCAGCGAGATCGACGGCCACTCGTCGCCGATCAGCGAGGACGTGCCGGCCGATCAGGAGGAGAAGGTCCAGGAAGCCGTGCGCTCGTGCCCGGAGCGCGCCATCTCGATCTTCTGA